In Cotesia glomerata isolate CgM1 linkage group LG1, MPM_Cglom_v2.3, whole genome shotgun sequence, one genomic interval encodes:
- the LOC123274998 gene encoding uncharacterized protein LOC123274998 isoform X1, whose translation MENSEATVSYQTNQMSLLLAKIAAMFILGLGSLGLGVLPLIIGRCRFRRRQKCALSNCSSTSTNASSTIDKTAQGLLTSLLLCFGGGVLLFTTFLHLAPEVRQSVERHQSNGQLTSIGTLSMAELLFCIGFFLVYFVEETVHATLTGKRSSPEDLLYRTVSVRRCNKQAAVSASNTTITTVATSKKASSPTSWNIGKLRYDDEDEKHKTASSSPTSREEISKTDVLPAVFVQSSPSMDPPVDAGQEEDQFVAPPSYNSHAHKPHSHAQADTSVRGLLTVVALSFHAIFEGLAVGLEPSIASVVYLAAAIATHKLVIAFCVGMELYVTGASTRTVLGYMSVFSLVTPLGIVSGLALGYFKNDSDNLGTTPTILQGMAAGTLLYVVFFEVLARERANEKSGLLQLAAIVAGFMLMLGLQLLTSHAHSHGHGHSHGPEHSHEHSHNPDEDHEGHNHTDQDHPITLLTDSIDRISTKVANAVTDALVSSTTPSTTVAGHS comes from the exons ATGGAAAACTCTGAAGCTACGGTGTCTTACCAGACAAACCAAATGTCTTTATTGCTAGCTAAAATAGCCGCGATGTTTATTCTCGGACTCGGATCACTCGGACTGGGTGTTCTTCCGCTGATTATTGGCCGCTGCAGGTTCAGAAGACGACAAAAATGCGCGCTCTCTAACTGCTCCAGCACTTCTACAAATGCTTCTTCGACTATCGATAAAACGGcacaa GGTTTGCTGACATCTCTACTTCTTTGTTTCGGCGGTGGAGTTCTACTCTTCACGACATTTCTTCACCTAGCGCCAGAAGTCCGTCAAAGCGTGGAACGACACCAGTCAAACGGCCAACTAACAAGCATCGGAACTTTGAGCATGGCAGAGTTACTCTTCTGCATCGGATTTTTCCTGGTATACTTCGTGGAGGAAACAGTGCACGCGACATTGACAGGAAAGCGATCATCTCCAGAAGACCTGCTCTACCGCACAGTCTCAGTCCGTAGATGCAACAAGCAAGCGGCTGTTTCAGCATCAAACACCACGATAACCACCGTGGCAACCAGCAAGAAAGCTTCATCTCCAACTTCTTGGAACATCGGGAAGCTGCGGTACGACGACGAGGACGAGAAGCACAAGACAGCAAGCAGCTCTCCAACCAGCAGAGAAGAGATAAGCAAAACTGACGTCCTACCAGCGGTGTTTGTGCAATCTTCGCCGTCGATGGACCCACCAGTGGATGCTGGCCAGGAAGAAGACCAGTTCGTCGCTCCTCCGAGCTACAATTCCCACGCTCACAAGCCTCACAGCCACGCTCAAGCAGACACATCCGTCCGCGGGCTGCTGACAGTAGTCGCTCTGTCATTCCACGCGATATTCGAAGGCCTGGCTGTAGGTCTAGAGCCATCGATCGCTTCTGTGGTCTACCTGGCAGCAGCGATCGCGACTCATAAATTAGTAATTGCGTTTTGCGTCGGGATGGAGCTGTACGTCACTGGCGCGTCTACGAGGACAGTCCTCGGGTACATGTCAGTGTTTTCCCTGGTGACGCCTTTGGGGATCGTCTCTGGACTCGCTCTCGGATACTTCAAAAATGACAGCGACAACCTAGGGACCACTCCGACTATTCTTCAAGGCATGGCTGCGGGAACTCTTCTTTATGTTGTCTTCTTTGAAGTTCTCGCCAGGGAGCGAGCTAACGAAAAAAGCGGGCTGCTACAACTAGCAGCCATCGTTGCTGGATTCATGCTGATGCTGGGGCTTCAATTGCTCA CTTCTCATGCTCACTCACATGGCCATGGACATTCGCATGGACCCGAGCACAGTCATGAACACTCGCATAACCCCGACGAAGACCACGAGGGACATAATCACACTGACCAAGATCACCCGATCACTTTACTTACTGATAGTATCGACAGGATATCTACAAAAGTCGCTAATGCTGTTACTGATGCGCTTGTGTCTTCAACAACTCCGTCAACCACGGTAGCTGGACACTCTTaa
- the LOC123274998 gene encoding zinc transporter ZIP1-like isoform X4, with protein sequence MTTQQEDTGSGQKMAILVEDIINPSTVLMAKAVTMVVLCVVSTIMGIIPIQLGKCFKWGTHDKTGNPRSSRIVGMLLGFGGGVLFCTTFLHMLPEVVESVALLTERKELPKFNFPLAEVFVCTGFFIMYLVEEIVHTKLRHREHHVAHQHHPEKDVNHSTNDLVENNEGCAVGHVHHGHSHGYGHGHTHLPAATINDNHDFVISSLRGLLIVLGLSVHELFEGLAIGLEGSANDVWYMFAAVAAHKFVIAFCIGVELVASRTHQCLSIIYVCTFAIVSPMGIGIGMLLVGGDSPAASGPLPVILQGIATGTLLYVVFFEILHHNRDGLHQYLSIIVGFIVMFGLQIATSHAHSHGHGHSHGPEHSHEHSHNPDEDHEGHNHTDQDHPITLLTDSIDRISTKVANAVTDALVSSTTPSTTVAGHS encoded by the exons ATGACGACGCAGCAGGAAGACACTGGAAGCGGCCAAAAAATGGCCATCCTTGTGGAAGATATTATTAATCCGTCGACGGTACTTATGGCAAAAGCCGTGACCATGGTTGTTTTGTGCGTGGTCAGTACTATTATGGGTATTATTCCCATTCAGCTTGGCAAATGCTTCAAGTGGGGCACGCACGATAAAACTGGAAATCCAAG aTCTTCTAGAATAGTTGGAATGCTCTTAGGATTCGGCGGAGGAGTTTTATTCTGCACGACCTTTTTGCACATGCTGCCAGAAGTCGTAGAAAGCGTTGCACTACTAACCGAACGCAAAGAACTTCCCAAGTTTAATTTTCCTCTCGCTGAAGTATTTGTTTGTACTGG gttCTTTATAATGTACCTGGTAGAAGAAATAGTTCACACCAAATTACGGCACCGTGAACACCACGTAGCTCATCAACACCATCCAGAGAAAGATGTTAATCATAGCACGAATGATTTAGTTGAAAACAACGAAGGCTGTGCAGTTGGACACGTTCATCACGGCCATTCTCACgg ttacGGTCATGGACATACTCATTTGCCAGCAGCTACAATAAACGATAATCATGATTTTGTAATAAGTTCATTGAGAGGTTTGCTCATAGTTCTCGGTCTATCTGTTCATGAACTGTTTGAAGGTCTTGCTATAGGACTGGAAGGATCTGCTAATGACGTATG GTACATGTTCGCTGCAGTGGCTGCTCACAAATTCGTCATAGCGTTCTGTATTGGAGTTGAACTGGTTGCTTCAAGGACGCACCAATGCTTGAGTATCATCTACGTTTGTACGTTCGCAATTGTCTCGCCGATGGGTATTGGTATTGGTATGCTGCTTGTCGGCGGAGATAGTCCAGCAGCCAGCGGACCTCTCCCCGTTATTCTTCAG gGAATTGCCACGGGAACTCTTCTCTATGTCGTATTTTTCGAGATATTGCATCATAATCGAGATGGACTTCATCAGTACTTATCAATCATCGTCGGTTTTATTGTGATGTTTGGACTCCAGATAGCAA CTTCTCATGCTCACTCACATGGCCATGGACATTCGCATGGACCCGAGCACAGTCATGAACACTCGCATAACCCCGACGAAGACCACGAGGGACATAATCACACTGACCAAGATCACCCGATCACTTTACTTACTGATAGTATCGACAGGATATCTACAAAAGTCGCTAATGCTGTTACTGATGCGCTTGTGTCTTCAACAACTCCGTCAACCACGGTAGCTGGACACTCTTaa
- the LOC123275003 gene encoding uncharacterized protein LOC123275003: MASSGNSADSLLTKLGLQPVTRCSLAKLYVPALGVAGYSGLGYSVLNPDFVLRFSQNVDITNMSLGTSLVGMGSYIYTREHMKPARPVVRVMYSVTGALLFNFGSVLIWAVVKSVFGMNNVTQCTLAGTATGAAFIIGGHSYLNFVDSQVAKK, encoded by the exons ATGGCCAGCTCAGGAAATTCAGCAGACTCGCTTTTGACAAAACTCGGTCTCCAACCAGTAACACGATGCTCGTTGGCTAAATTATACGTTCCCGCATTAGGAGTTGCTGGTTACTCAGGACTTGGATACAGTGTCTTGAACCCTGATTTTGTGCTAAG atTTTCTCAAAATGTCGACATTACCAACATGTCCCTGGGGACTTCCCTCGTGGGCATGGGATCATACATTTACACTAGAGAACACATGAAACCGGCCCGTCCGGTTGTTCGAGTTATGTACag tgtcacTGGAGCACTTTTGTTCAACTTTGGATCCGTTTTAATCTGGGCAGTCGTAAAATCAGTTTTTGGGATGAATAATGTAACGCAGTGCACATTAGCAGGAACTGCTACAGGAGCCGCGTTTATCATAGGTGGTCACAGTTACCTCAATTTCGTCGACAGCCAAGTCGCCAAGAAGTAG
- the LOC123274998 gene encoding uncharacterized protein LOC123274998 isoform X3, which translates to MENSEATVSYQTNQMSLLLAKIAAMFILGLGSLGLGVLPLIIGRCRFRRRQKCALSNCSSTSTNASSTIDKTAQGLLTSLLLCFGGGVLLFTTFLHLAPEVRQSVERHQSNGQLTSIGTLSMAELLFCIGFFLVYFVEETVHATLTGKRSSPEDLLYRTVSVRRCNKQAAVSASNTTITTVATSKKASSPTSWNIGKLRYDDEDEKHKTASSSPTSREEISKTDVLPAVFVQSSPSMDPPVDAGQEEDQFVAPPSYNSHAHKPHSHAQADTSVRGLLTVVALSFHAIFEGLAVGLEPSIASVVYLAAAIATHKLVIAFCVGMELYVTGASTRTVLGYMSVFSLVTPLGIVSGLALGYFKNDSDNLGTTPTILQGMAAGTLLYVVFFEVLARERANEKSGLLQLAAIVAGFMLMLGLQLLSEFTLDLQV; encoded by the exons ATGGAAAACTCTGAAGCTACGGTGTCTTACCAGACAAACCAAATGTCTTTATTGCTAGCTAAAATAGCCGCGATGTTTATTCTCGGACTCGGATCACTCGGACTGGGTGTTCTTCCGCTGATTATTGGCCGCTGCAGGTTCAGAAGACGACAAAAATGCGCGCTCTCTAACTGCTCCAGCACTTCTACAAATGCTTCTTCGACTATCGATAAAACGGcacaa GGTTTGCTGACATCTCTACTTCTTTGTTTCGGCGGTGGAGTTCTACTCTTCACGACATTTCTTCACCTAGCGCCAGAAGTCCGTCAAAGCGTGGAACGACACCAGTCAAACGGCCAACTAACAAGCATCGGAACTTTGAGCATGGCAGAGTTACTCTTCTGCATCGGATTTTTCCTGGTATACTTCGTGGAGGAAACAGTGCACGCGACATTGACAGGAAAGCGATCATCTCCAGAAGACCTGCTCTACCGCACAGTCTCAGTCCGTAGATGCAACAAGCAAGCGGCTGTTTCAGCATCAAACACCACGATAACCACCGTGGCAACCAGCAAGAAAGCTTCATCTCCAACTTCTTGGAACATCGGGAAGCTGCGGTACGACGACGAGGACGAGAAGCACAAGACAGCAAGCAGCTCTCCAACCAGCAGAGAAGAGATAAGCAAAACTGACGTCCTACCAGCGGTGTTTGTGCAATCTTCGCCGTCGATGGACCCACCAGTGGATGCTGGCCAGGAAGAAGACCAGTTCGTCGCTCCTCCGAGCTACAATTCCCACGCTCACAAGCCTCACAGCCACGCTCAAGCAGACACATCCGTCCGCGGGCTGCTGACAGTAGTCGCTCTGTCATTCCACGCGATATTCGAAGGCCTGGCTGTAGGTCTAGAGCCATCGATCGCTTCTGTGGTCTACCTGGCAGCAGCGATCGCGACTCATAAATTAGTAATTGCGTTTTGCGTCGGGATGGAGCTGTACGTCACTGGCGCGTCTACGAGGACAGTCCTCGGGTACATGTCAGTGTTTTCCCTGGTGACGCCTTTGGGGATCGTCTCTGGACTCGCTCTCGGATACTTCAAAAATGACAGCGACAACCTAGGGACCACTCCGACTATTCTTCAAGGCATGGCTGCGGGAACTCTTCTTTATGTTGTCTTCTTTGAAGTTCTCGCCAGGGAGCGAGCTAACGAAAAAAGCGGGCTGCTACAACTAGCAGCCATCGTTGCTGGATTCATGCTGATGCTGGGGCTTCAATTGCTCAGTGAGTTTACGTTAGACCTCCAAGTGTAA
- the LOC123274997 gene encoding U4/U6.U5 tri-snRNP-associated protein 2, with translation MAANTTSNNLKRKLSNRDSDSDNENENTSFSRKNKTDAPRLCPYLDTINRQFLDFDFEKLCSVSLSRINVYACLVCGKYFQGRGTNTHAYTHSVAESHHVFLNLHTLKFYCLPDNYEIVDSSLDDIKYVLNPTFGKEQIAQLDTSDKQSRAIDGSMYSPGIVGLNNIKANDYCNVILQALSHVTPLRNYFLREFNYSHVKRPPGDSQYLLVQRFGELMRKLWNSRNFKAHVSPHEMLQAVVLWSKKSFQFTEQGDPIDFLSWFLNALHIALNGSKKRDSSIIYKTFLGHMRIYTRKIPPLELEESQRSELLNTVEYGETVTESPFLYLTCDLPPPPLFKDQFTENIIPQVNLYTLLNKFNAFTEKEYKTYKENFLKRFEITELPPYLILYIKRFTKNTFFVEKNPTIVNFPVKNVDFGDILTPEVKARHPYTVYDLVANIVHEGEPGKGTYKVHILHRATGQWYEMQDLHVTQRLSQMITLSEAYIQIYELRKNDSTENGTKAN, from the exons ATGGCTGCAAATACTacaagtaataatttaaaaagaaaattaagtaACCGTGACAGTGATTCagataatgaaaatgaaa ataCTAGTTTCtccagaaaaaataaaacagatGCTCCGAGACTATGTCCGTACTTAGACACCATAAATAGGCAATTTTTAGACtttgattttgagaaattgtGCTCCGTTTCCCTGTCACGTATAAACGTTTACGCTTGTTTGGTATGTGGAAAATATTTCCAAGGAAGAGGTACGAATACTCACGCTTACACTCACAGCGTAGCTGAGAGTCACCATGTGTTTTTAAATCTTcacactttaaaattttattgtcttcCTGACAATTATGAAATTGTTg atTCATCCTTGGATGACATTAAGTACGTATTAAATCCAACATTTggaaaagagcaaatagctcAGCTCGATACAAGCGATAAGCAGTCGCGAGCGATTGATGGATCCATGTACTCGCCGGGTATCGTTGGGTTGAACAACATCAAAGCGAATGATTACTGTAATGTTATTCTAcag GCACTGTCTCATGTCACTCCACTGAGGAATTATTTCTTGCGTGAGTTCAACTATTCACATGTCAAAAGACCACCTGGTGACTCCCAGTACCTTCTAGTTCAGAGATTTGGCGAGTTGATGAGGAAATTATGGAACTCCAGGAATTTTAAAGCTCATGTCAGTCCTCATGAGATGCTTCAAGCTGTTGTTTTGTGgagtaaaaaaagttttcaatttACTGAACaag gcGATCCAATTGATTTCTTGTCGTGGTTTTTAAATGCGCTTCACATTGCGCTGAACGGCAGTAAAAAGCGAGACTCTAGTATCATCTATAAGACATTTTTGGGCCACATGAGAATATACACGCGAAAAATCCCACCGCTTGAATTAGAAGAAAGCCAAAGaagtgaattattaaatactgTGGAATATGGAGAAACAGTTACCGAGAGTCCATTCTTGTATTTGACATGCGACTTGCCACCTCCACCGCTTTTTAAAGATCAATTTACTGAAAATATTATTCCTCag gtGAACTTGTACactcttttaaataaattcaatgcTTTCACGGAGAAAGAGTATAAAACTTACAAAGAAAACTTTCTGAAGAGGTTTGAAATCACAGAACTTCCACCTTACTTAATACTCTACATAAAA AGATTCACCAAGAATACCTTTTTCGTGGAAAAAAATCCCACGATTGTCAACTTCCCGGTTAA GAATGTTGACTTTGGTGATATTTTGACTCCAGAAGTAAAAGCCAGGCATCCATACACTGTTTATGACTTAGTTGCAAACATTGTCCATGAAGGTGAACCAGGCAAAGGAACTTACAAAGTTCACATTCTACATCGCGCTACAGGTCAATGGTACGAGATGCAAGATTTGCACGTCACACAGCGCTTATCTCAAATGATAACTCTCAGCGAGGCTTATATACAG atttATGAATTAAGGAAAAATGACAGCACTGAAAATGGTACCAAGGCGAATTAa
- the LOC123274998 gene encoding zinc transporter ZIP1-like isoform X2 has product MTTQQEDTGSGQKMAILVEDIINPSTVLMAKAVTMVVLCVVSTIMGIIPIQLGKCFKWGTHDKTGNPRSSRIVGMLLGFGGGVLFCTTFLHMLPEVVESVALLTERKELPKFNFPLAEVFVCTGFFIMYLVEEIVHTKLRHREHHVAHQHHPEKDVNHSTNDLVENNEGCAVGHVHHGHSHGYGHGHTHLPAATINDNHDFVISSLRGLLIVLGLSVHELFEGLAIGLEGSANDVWYMFAAVAAHKFVIAFCIGVELVASRTHQCLSIIYVCTFAIVSPMGIGIGMLLVGGDSPAASGPLPVILQGIATGTLLYVVFFEILHHNRDGLHQYLSIIVGFIVMFGLQIARFADISTSLFRRWSSTLHDISSPSARSPSKRGTTPVKRPTNKHRNFEHGRVTLLHRIFPGILRGGNSARDIDRKAIISRRPALPHSLSP; this is encoded by the exons ATGACGACGCAGCAGGAAGACACTGGAAGCGGCCAAAAAATGGCCATCCTTGTGGAAGATATTATTAATCCGTCGACGGTACTTATGGCAAAAGCCGTGACCATGGTTGTTTTGTGCGTGGTCAGTACTATTATGGGTATTATTCCCATTCAGCTTGGCAAATGCTTCAAGTGGGGCACGCACGATAAAACTGGAAATCCAAG aTCTTCTAGAATAGTTGGAATGCTCTTAGGATTCGGCGGAGGAGTTTTATTCTGCACGACCTTTTTGCACATGCTGCCAGAAGTCGTAGAAAGCGTTGCACTACTAACCGAACGCAAAGAACTTCCCAAGTTTAATTTTCCTCTCGCTGAAGTATTTGTTTGTACTGG gttCTTTATAATGTACCTGGTAGAAGAAATAGTTCACACCAAATTACGGCACCGTGAACACCACGTAGCTCATCAACACCATCCAGAGAAAGATGTTAATCATAGCACGAATGATTTAGTTGAAAACAACGAAGGCTGTGCAGTTGGACACGTTCATCACGGCCATTCTCACgg ttacGGTCATGGACATACTCATTTGCCAGCAGCTACAATAAACGATAATCATGATTTTGTAATAAGTTCATTGAGAGGTTTGCTCATAGTTCTCGGTCTATCTGTTCATGAACTGTTTGAAGGTCTTGCTATAGGACTGGAAGGATCTGCTAATGACGTATG GTACATGTTCGCTGCAGTGGCTGCTCACAAATTCGTCATAGCGTTCTGTATTGGAGTTGAACTGGTTGCTTCAAGGACGCACCAATGCTTGAGTATCATCTACGTTTGTACGTTCGCAATTGTCTCGCCGATGGGTATTGGTATTGGTATGCTGCTTGTCGGCGGAGATAGTCCAGCAGCCAGCGGACCTCTCCCCGTTATTCTTCAG gGAATTGCCACGGGAACTCTTCTCTATGTCGTATTTTTCGAGATATTGCATCATAATCGAGATGGACTTCATCAGTACTTATCAATCATCGTCGGTTTTATTGTGATGTTTGGACTCCAGATAGCAA GGTTTGCTGACATCTCTACTTCTTTGTTTCGGCGGTGGAGTTCTACTCTTCACGACATTTCTTCACCTAGCGCCAGAAGTCCGTCAAAGCGTGGAACGACACCAGTCAAACGGCCAACTAACAAGCATCGGAACTTTGAGCATGGCAGAGTTACTCTTCTGCATCGGATTTTTCCTGGTATACTTCGTGGAGGAAACAGTGCACGCGACATTGACAGGAAAGCGATCATCTCCAGAAGACCTGCTCTACCGCACAGTCTCAGTCCGTAG